The Streptomyces rubrogriseus genomic sequence CGGCCCTGGCCGGGGGTGTGGCCGTACTGCTGGGAGCCCCCTCGGCGGTCGCGGTCTCCGCGGCCCTGATCACGGCGGCCGTGCCCGCCGCCTGGCGGTTGCCCGCACGCGGCGCCCCGGACCGGGACACCCGGCCGGCCCCGGTGACCGGCGCCCTCGCCGCCGGGTTCCGGATCGTCCTGCGGCGCCCGCTCCTGGCCCGGGCGACCTTCACCTCGGTCGCCTCCTGCGCCGCCCAGGGCATGCTGACGGCCTGCGTTCCGCTCCTCGGCGCACAGTGGCTCGGCGCGGCCGGGCACGGCGTTCTGCTGTTCTCCGGCGCGGCGGTGTCCGCCCTGGCGGCCAACGCCGTCCTCGCACGACGTCCGCTCGCCCTCGCCCCCGACAGGGTCGTCCGGGCGGGAGCCCTGGTCCAGGCGGTCGCGCTGGCGCTGGCGGCGACGGGCCTGCCGGTGGCGCTGGTGGTCGCCGTGCTTCTCCTCGGCGTCGGCGAGGGCCCCCAGCTCACCGCGCTGTTCGCGGTACGCCACCGGGAGGCCCCGGAGCATCTGCGGGGCCAGGTCTTCACCACCGGGGCGAGCCTCAAGATCACCGCGTTCGCCCTGGGCGTGGCCGTCGCAGGACCCCTCGCCACGTGGTCCCTGCCGGGCACGCTGGCGCTGGCGGCGGGGACGGCGGCGGGCGGGGCGCTGGCCCTCGGCCGGGAAAGGGTTTGACGGCCGTCCGCGTCGAAGGGTCGGATGAGGGCCATGAGTTCAGGGCAGACGCATCCGGACCGGTGCCGCGTCGACGACCGTCTGGTACGGAGCCTGGTCGACGGGCAGTTCCCGCGCTGGTCGGGCCTGCCCGTCGAACGCTTCCCCTCCGGCGGCACGGTCAACGCGATGTACCGGCTGGGCGAGGACATGGTCGTACGGCTGCCGCTGATCGCGGGCGGCGCGGCGGACGTGGCGACGGAGCGGGCGTGGCTGCCGCGGCTGTCGCCCCTGCTGCCCACCGCGGTGCCCGAGGTGCTGGCGGAAGGAGTGCCGGGCGACGGGTACCCCTGGCCCTGGTCGGTCTACCGGTGGCTGCCCGGGGAGATCCCCGAGGCGGGAGCGCTGACCGATCCCGTGCGGCTGGCGGAGGATCTGGCCGCCTTCGTGGCGGCGATGCGCGGCATCTCCCTGCCCGACGCGCCGAAGGCGTACCGCGGTGGACCGCTCACCACGCTCGACACGCCGACGCGGGCCGCGCTCGACGAACTGCGCGCCCTCCCCGAAGAGGACGTCGACTGCGACGCGCTGACCGCCGTGTGGCAGGACGCGCTGCTCGCGCCGGCTGGGAGGGGCCGCCCGGTTGGCTGCACGCGGACCTGATGCCGGGCAATCTGCTGGTGAGCGGAGGCAGGCTGTCCGCGGTGATCGACTTCGGCTGCATGGGGGTGGGCGATCCGGCCTGCGACCTCTTCCCGGCGTGGAATCTGCTGCCGCCCGGCGCGAGGAGGGTCTTCCGCGAGGCGCTCGGCGTGGACGACGCGACCTGGCGGCGCGGCCGGGGCCGCACCCTGTCCCAGGCTCTGATCGCCCTGCCGTACTACCGCAAGACCAACCCCGCGATGGCGGGCAACGCCCGGCACGTGATCCGGGCGGTACTGGCGGAGGCGGAGGGCCGCTAGGGCAGCGCGCCGCCCTCCGCCGGGTCCACCTGCCTACGGCGCGATCCCCACACCCTCGATCCTGCTCCACGCCCGCTCCTGCGCGGCCGTCATGGCGGGCCAGGCAAGACCGCCCGGCCGGGGCCGCACCCGGGCGGCGTACGGAGCGGGATGGAAGCCGGGGTCGTAGAGACAACCCTCCGCGTACCTGGCGTCGAAGGCGGGACAGGAGTCGGCGATCGAGCGCGGGCTCGGCCTGCGGCCGGTGCGCACCCAGGAGTCCAGCGCGGAGATCGAGGTGGCGTACTCGGAGTCGCTCAGGGAGCTGTGCTCGTGTTCCCGTGTGAAGGTCTGGACGAGGTTCCGGTCCCGGCCGGCACCGCGGAGGGTGGCGCGGTAGGCCGCCTCGTGCTCCACGAACGCCGTCGGGTCGTCGATGGCGTGCAGGGTGAGGACGGGCAGGGAGACCCGGCCGGTGAGGTCGCTGTCCCAGGACAGGTCGCGCCGTGCGGTGGGGTCGACCGAGAAGCGCTCGACGCCCGCGTTCAGCGCCTTGTCGTCGTGCGAACCCGAGTAGCGCACTCCCCGGTTGCTCCAGGGGTTCCGCCCGCCGAGCCGGTTGGTCACGATGTCCCGGAACGTGAAGGTGGCGAACCGCAGATGGGATTCCAGGGTGCGCTCGGGGATGCCGGTGACGGCGAGGATGTCGTCGAGGTTGCGCTGCTGCGCCCGGGTCCGGTCCGCCGGTTCGGAGGCGTAGCCCGTGCACTCCTGGAGCCGGGCGCGCAGCCCCGCGGTCGTCATCGTGGAGCCGGGACGCAGGCCCTGCCACAGCGGGTACTGCGGCTCGGTGGGGCGCGGGTGGTTGTGGCAGTAGTACTGGTAGACCACCCGCAGGTCCACGCGGTAGTCGTAGCCGCGCGAACCGCCGCCTAGCACGCCGTTGGTCAGCAGCACACCGTCGTAGGCGCCGGGGCGCCGGCCGTAGGTCTCGGCGACCTTGGCGGCGACGTTCCCGCCCCAGGACTGGCCGTGCAGGTAGGTGTGTTCGGGCCGGCCGAACCGGTCGGTGAACAGGCGGCGCACGTTGTCGGTGTCGGCGGCCGCCATGCGGGCCCCGTAGCCGCCGCGCCGGTAGGAGGAGGCGGCCCAGGCGTATCCCTGGTCGACCATCACCGCCCAGCGTTCCAGGTCCTCGGTGCTGCGTGCGGGGTCCGAGGCGTCGCCGAGGTCGGGGCCGCCGTGCGCGTGCACGACGAGGGAGCCGTTCCAGCGGTGGGGCACGGCCATCGTGTAGTAGGCGCCGTCCGCGTCCTGGCCGGTGTAGCAGGTGGCCTTTTCCGCGAGGGCGGGCGGGCAGTCGGCGACCGACGGCTGTCCGGCCGTGGGCTCTCCGGCCTCCCGGGCGGGGGCGGCGGAGACGTTGCCGAGGGTGCCGAGGAAGACGGCGGCGAGCGCGGCGGCCACCACCGCCGGGCGGCTTCTGCGGTGGGTGGGCCGGGTGTCGTGCGCGGGAGCGGGGGGTGTGGTCAAGGTGCGGCTCCTGTACGTGCTGCTGCGGGCCGGCGCGAAGTTGCGCTGCGAGCGGGGATGTTAGGAATCCCCCCGATCCGGAGCCACCCCTTCGGCCGTTGCGTTCATAGTGTTCGCCGAGCCGCGCTCGCCCGGAACTCCGCGCGTTCCTGCGTGGCCTCTTGACGCCCCATTGGTCTCTACCTATCGTCACCGCCCAGTCGAACGTTCAGAACAACACTCAACGTTCACATACACGAACGGATGGACCCCCCACATGTCCTCTGCTCCCCCGCGCCGGCACCGCAGATCCCGCGCCGTCCTCCTCGCCACCCTCACCGCCGCGCTCACCGGCGCCCTGTTGACCGGGCCCGGCTCGGCCATCCCCCGCGCGGACGCCGCACCGGCCGCGTTCACGCACCCCGGAGTCACCGTCTCCCAGGGTCAACTCGACTTCGCCCGCGCCAAGGTCGACGCCGGGGCCCAGCCCTGGAAGGGCGCCTTCGACCAGATGATGGCGAGCCGGTACGCCGACCTGAACCGCACCCCGAAGCCCCGCGCGGTGGTCGAGTGCGGTTCCTACTCCAACCCGAACTACGGCTGCACCGACGAGCGCGAGGACGCGATCGCGGCCTACACCAACGCGCTGGCCTGGTACTTCACTCGGGACGAGAGGTACGCTCGCAAGTCCATCGAGCTGATGGACGCCTGGTCCGCCGTGCTCCGGGACCACACCAACAGCAACGCGCCGCTGCAGACCGGGTGGGCCGGGTCCTCCTGGCCCAAGGCCGCCGAGATCATCAAGTACACGTACGGCGGCACCTGGGCGAACTCCGGCCGCTTCGCCACCATGCTCCGCGACGTCTACCTGCCCGAGATCATCAACGGCTCCAACTCCAACGGCAACTGGGAGCTGACGATGACGGAGGCCGCCGTCGGCATCTCCGTCTTCCTGGAGGACAAGGCCTCCTACGACAAGGCCATGGCCAGGTTCCGCACCCGCACGGCCGCGTACGTGTACCTGAACTCCGACGGAGAGCTGCCGAAGACCGTGCCGAGCCAGCACCTCGACACCCGGGACAAGATCGTCAAGTACTGGCAGGGCCAGTCCACCTTCGTCACCGGCCTCACCCAGGAGACCTGCCGGGACTTCACCCACACCGGGTACGGCATCTCGTCCGTCTCGCACGTCGCCGAGACCAGCCGGATCCAGGGCCAGGACCTGTACGGCACCGACGTCGGCGAGCGACTGCGGCAGGCGCTCGGCTTCCAGGCCAAGTACCAGCAGGGCGCCGCCGTGCCGAGCTGGCTGTGCGGGGGCGAGGTGGATCTCGGCCTGGGCCCGGTGACCGAGGTCGGCTACAACGCCCTGCACAACCGCCTCGGGTTCGCCATGACCAACACCCAGGCCCTGACCGAGCGCACCCGCCCCTCCGGCACGAACAACCTCTTCGTCGCCTGGGAGACCCTCACCCACGGCGACAACCCCGCGTAGGGCCTGTCTGACGCGGGCCGACGCCCGGTCAGCTGTCGTAGTCCACGGTCAGCTTCTCGGAGACCGGGTACGACTGGCAGGTCAGGACGTAGCCCGCGTCGACCTCGGCGGTTTCCAGCGCGTAGTTGCGGCGCATGTCGACACTGCCGTCGGTGACCAGGGCCCGGCAGGTCCCGCAGACCCCGCCCTTGCAGGCGAAGGGCAGGTCGGGGCGGGTCTGCTGGGCCCCGTCGAGCACCGACCGCTCCCGGGAGAGCGAGGCGGTCGTCGAGCGGCCGTCCAGGGTGATGGTGACCTCGCTGACGGGTCCTTCGGGGCCGCTCTCCTCGTGGCGCACCTCCCGCACGGGCTCGTCGTCGGCGTAGAACAGCTCCCGGTGGACGCGCTCCGCCGGGACGCCGAGGCCGGCCAGGACCTGCTGGGCGTCGGCCACCATGCCCTGCGGTCCGCACAGCCACCAGTGATCTGCCCGCTCCACGTCCACCAGGGAGCCGACGAGCGCCGCGAGCCGTCCGGCGTCCAGGCGGCCGGAGAGCACCTCGGCCTCGCGGGGCTCGCGGGAGAGCACGTGGGCGAGGTGGAAGCGGGTCGGGTGGAGGTCCTTCAGGTCGGCCAGCTCGTCGGCGAACATCACCGTGTCCGTGCGGCGGTTGCCGTAGAAGAGGGTGACGGTGGAGCGGTCGTCGGCGGCGAGCACCGACTCGGCGATGGAGACCATGGGCGTGATGCCCGAACCGGCCGCGACCAGGACGTGGTGGCCGGGGGTGGTCAGGTCGGGCGTGAAGAGGCCGGTGGGCGCCATCACCTCGACGGTGTCGCCCGGACGCACCTCGTCGACCAGCCACGCCGAGAACAGTCCGCCCGGCACCACGCGGACCCCGATGCGCGGCGCCGAACCGGCCGGTGCGCAGATCGAGTAGGAGCGGCGCTCGTCCCGGCCGTCCACCTCGCGCCGCAGGGTGAGCGACTGGCCGGGCGCGAAGACGAACTCCCCGGCCAGCTCGTCGGGGATCTCGAAACTCACGGCCGCCGCGTCCGCGCACAGCCGCTCGACGGCCGCGACGCGCAGACGGTGGAAGGCGGGCCGGCGGCGGGTGCGCACCGGGGCCGCCGGGACGGGGGCGGTCGGGGCCATCAGATCTCCTTGACGTACTCGAACGGCTCGCGGCAGGCCCGGCAGCGCCACAGCGCCTTGCAGGACGTGGCGGCGAAGCGGGAGGTCTCCTCGGTGTCCACCGAGCCGCAGCGGGGACAGGGCACCGCGGGCCGGGTGGGCGACAGCACCAGGGAGACCGGGCCGCGGGGCGCGGCGCCGGGCGGGGCGATCCCGTGCTCGGCGAGCTTGCCGCGGCCGGACTCGGTGATCCAGTCGCTGGTCCACGGCGGGTCCAGGACGGTGCGGATCTCCACGCGCGGGTAGCCCGCCGCGCGCAGCCGCGCGGCGACGTCCGCCCGCATCTCGGCCATGGCCGGGCAGCCCGAGTAGGTGGGGGTCAGGCTGGCGACCACGGTGCCGTCCCCGTCCACCTCGACGTCGCGCAGCACGCCGAGGTCGGCGAGGGTCAGCATGGGCAGCTCGGGGTCGGGCACCTGCTCGGCGACGTGCCGGGCGCGGCGCGCGTCCAGGAGTGCGGGGTCCCGGCTCACCATGTCGCCCCCGGGTGGGCGCGGGCGACGCCCTGCAGCTCGGTCAGGAGCGGCGCCAGGTGTTCGGTGTGCTCGCCGGCCCGGCCCGAGCCGGGCAGCGGCCGGTACACGGGCAGGGGCAGCCCGGCGGCCTCCGTGACCTGGCGCAGGTCGTCGGCGACCTCGTCCCGGACGTCGTACGCCGTGTGCAGCTCGCCCAGGTACGGGGCGATCTCGTCCAGTGCGGCGCGCATCCGGCGGTGCGACTCGTCGGTGCCGTCGCCCAGGCGCACGCACCACTCGGCGGCGTACTGCCGGTGGTAGGTCAGCTCCTTGACGCCCTTGGCGGCGACCGCCGCGAGCACCGGGTCGGGGTGTGTCTCCAGCCGCCGGAAGTGGGCCAGGCGCCAGCTGGAGAGGACCAGCAGCCGCACGACGGCGAACGCGAAGTCGCCGCCCGGGAGTTCGGCCAGGCGGACGTTGCGGAAGTCGCCGGCGTCGCGAAAGTAGGCGTACGCGTCCTCGCCGCGGCCGGTGCCGTCGGCCTGACCGGCGCGCGAGTAGAGCAGGCGGGCCTGGCCGAGGAGGTCGAGGCCGATGTTGGCCAGCGCCACCTCCTCCTCCAGCTCGGGCGCGCGGGTGACCCACTCGGCGAGCCGCTGGGCGCTGACCAGGGCGTCGTCGGCGAGCGCGACGCACTCGGCGGCCAGCGCTGCGGCGTCGACGCCCTCGGGCACGGTGGTGTCGACGCCGTGCAGCGGGTCCTCGAAGCCGGTGCCGTAGGCCCAGCGGGTGTCGTCCTCGTGCCCCTCGGCCAGGGTGAGGTAGACGTGGTCGTCACTCATGCCCTGCTCCTAGATGTGCGGGACGTCGTCGGGGATGTCGTAGAAGGTCGGGTGGCGGTAGACCTTGTCGGCGCTGGGGGCGAAGAAGGGGTCCTTCTCGTCGCGGGTGGAGGCGGTGATGTGCTCGGAGCGCACCACCCAGATGCTCACGCCCTCGTTGCGCCGGGTGTAGAGGTCGCGGGCGTGGGTGAGCGCCATGGCGTCGTCGGCGGCGTGCAGCGAGCCGACGTGGACGTGGTTGAGGCCGCGCTTGCCGCGCACGAACACCTCGTACAGCGGCCAGCCCCGCCTGTCGGGCTTCCGGGCCGTCTCGGGGGTCATGCCGCCGCTCCCTTCTCCGTGCGGGCGGCCTGTTTGGCGGCGTGGGCGGTGGCCGCCTCGCGCACCCAGGCGCCCTCCTCGTGGGCGGTGCGCCGCCGCTCCATCCGCCGGTCGTTGCAGGGGCCGTCGCCCTTGATGACGCGCATCAGCTCGTCCCAGTCGGGGGTGCCGAAGTCGTGGTGCCCGGCCTCCTCGTTCCAGCGCAGCTCCGGGTCGGGCAGGGTGACGCCGAGCTTCTCGGCCTGCGGGACGGTCATGTCGACGAAGCGGCGGCGCAGTTCGTCGTTGCTGTGCCGCTTGATCTTCCAGGCCATCGACCGCGCCGAGTTGGGCGAGGCGTCGTCGGGCGGGCCGAACATCATCAGCGACGGCCACCACCAGCGGTTCACCGCGTCCTGGACCATCTCGCGCTGGGCGTCGGTGCCGCGCATCATCGTCATCAGCAGCTCGTAGCCCTGCCGCTGGTGGAAGGACTCCTCCTTGCAGATGCGCACCATCGCGCGCGCGTAGGGCCCGTAGGAGCTGCGGCACAGTGGCACCTGGTTGCAGATCGCGGCGCCGTCCACGAACCAGCCGATCACTCCGACGTCGGCGAAGCTCAGGGTCGGGTAGTTGAAGATCGACGAGTACTTCTGGCGCCCCTCGATCAGCCGCTCGGTGAGGTCGTCGCGGTCCGCGCCGAGCGTCTCGGCCGCCGAGTACAGGTACAGCCCGTGCCCGGCCTCGTCCTGCACCTTGGCGAACAGGATCGCCTTGCGGCGCAGCGACGGGGCGCGGGTGATCCACTCGCCCTCGGGCTGCATGCCGATGATCTCCGAGTGCGCGTGCTGGGCGATCTGCCGTACCAGCGTCTTTCGGTAGCCGTCGGGCATCCAGTCCCGCGGCTCGATGCGCTGGTCGCGCGCGATCGTCGCGTCGAAGTGCTCCTGGAGCCCGTCCGGCGCGTCCGGGGGCGGCGCCTCGGCGGCGTGTGTCGTGGTCATCGTCACCAGCTTCCCAACCGACCATTCGTTCGGTATCAGTGTGACGTGTTTCCGTGCGCCGGGCAAGGGCCGGACCTCGTCCGGCACACTCTTGACAGTCCCGCCGGGTGGCTGGATTACTTGGCCTTGCCGCGCGCTAACCGAATGGTCGGTCGGGAGACAAGGTGGTGGATACGGTGTCGCAGGCCACTGAGCAGACGCCGACGGAGGCGATGTTCTCCGCGGACGAGGCCTCCCGGGGGCTCGGGATCGAGCTGGTGGAGCACGGGGAGGGGACCGCACTGGTCCGGATGACCGTGACCCCGGCGATGGTGAACGGACACCGGATCGCCCACGGAGGGTTCCTCTTCCTGCTGGCCGACACCGCCTTCGCCTGCGCCTGCAACAGCCACGGCCCGGTGACCGTGGCGGCCGGCGCCGACATCGTCTTCGTCGCCCCGGCCCGCGAGGGCGACGTGCTCGTGGCCCGCGCCGAGGAGCGGGTCCGGTACGGACGCAGCGGGATCTACGACGTGAGCGTGCGGCGCGGCGACGAGGTGGTCGCGGAGTTCCGGGGCCGCAGCCGCAGCGTGCGGGACGACGGGCGCGACCGGAGTGCGCGGGACGACGGAGGCAGCCGCGACGCGCGGCAGGAAGCGGCGCGCGAGACGCCGGGCACGACGAAGGAGTCGCGATGAGCAGCGAGCCGACGACCGGGGCGGCCCCGGCACCCCGACCGGGCGAGCCCCTCCCCCACGACCTGCTGGACGACGCCGAGCGCCTGTCCCGCGAGCAGCTCCGGGAGCTCCAGCTCGACCGCCTGCGCGCGACCCTGCGGCACGCCTACGACAACGTGGAGCTGTACCGCAAGAAGTTCGACGCCGCCGGGGTGACCCCCGACGACTGCCGCAGCCTGGCCGACCTGTCCAGGTTCCCCTTCACCACCAAGGCGGACCTGCGGGACACCTACCCCTTCGGCATGTTCGCCGTCCCGATGGCCGACGTGCGGCGCGTGCACGCCTCCAGCGGCACCACCGGCCGCGCCACCGTCGTCGGGTACACCGAGAACGACCTGTCCATGTGGGCGGACGTGGTGGCCCGTTCGATCCGCGCCGCAGGCGGCCGCCCCGGGCACAAGGTGCACATCTCCTACGGCTACGGCCTGTTCACCGGCGGTCTCGGCGCCCACTACGGCGCCGAGCGCGCCGGCTGCACGGTGATCCCGGCCTCCGGCGGCATGACGGCGCGCCAGGTGCAGATCATCCAGGACTTCCGGCCCGAGATCATCATGGTCACCCCGTCCTACATGCTCACCCTGCTCGACGAGTTCGAGCGCCAGGGCGTCGATCCGCGCACCAGCTCCCTCGAGGTCGGCATCTTCGGCGCCGAACCCTGGACCGAGGAGATGCGGCGCGAGATCGAGGAGCGCATGGACATCCACGCCGTCGACATCTACGGCCTGTCCGAGGTGATCGGCCCCGGCGTGGCACAGGAGTGCGTCGAGACCAAGGACGGGCTGCACATCTGGGAGGACCACTTCTACCCCGAGGTCGTGGACCCGCTCACGGACGCGGTGCTGCCCGGGGGCGAGGAGGGCGAGATCGTCTTCACCTCCCTCACCAAGGAGGCACTCCCGGTGATCCGCTACCGCACGCGCGACCTGACCCGCCTGCTGCCGGGCACCGCGCGCCCCGCCTTCCGCCGGATGCGGAAGGTCACCGGCCGCTGCGACGACATGATCATCCTGCGCGGGGTGAACGTCTTCCCCACCCAGGTCGAGGAGATCGTGCTGCGCACCCCGGGCGTCGCACCGCACTTCCAGATGCGGCTCACCGAACGCGGCCGCATGGACCACATGACGGTGCGGGTGGAGGCCCGGCCCGACGCCGCTCCCGAGCAGCGCGAGGCCGCCGCGAGGGCGATCGCCCGGGGCGTCAAGGACGGGGTGGGCGTGACCGTGGAGGTGGAGGTCGTCGAGCCGGAGACCCTGGAGCGCTCGCTCGGCAAGATCCGCCGGGTGTGGGACCTGCGGGGCGCGTGAAACGTGAGCACGGACACGTCCGTTCACCGGCCGTACCGGTGTGCGAGAAGAAACGGATGGGCAGTAAAGACATGATCGGGGGAGGTTGAGTACATCCTGGGGGGACATCCCGTGCGTGTGTGTGTGATCGGTGCAGGCCTGTCGGGGCTGGCGATGAGCCATGCCCTGAAGGAGCGCGGCATCTCCTTCGTCTGCCTGGAGAAGGCGCCCGACGTCGGCGGCCTCTGGCGTCAGCCGGGGGCCGGTGAGCGAGGTCCGGGCTACCAGTCCCTGCACCTGAACACCGCCAAGCAGCTGACCGGTTACGCGGACTTCCCGATGCCGTCCGACTACCCCCTCTATCCCCGGCACGACCAGGTCGCCGCCTATCTGCGGTCCTTCGCCGAGTGGGCGGGACTCCTCGACCACGTGGAGCTGCGGACCGAGGTGGTCTCCGTCCGTCAGGACGCGGACGGCGGGTGGACCGTCGTCAGCCGGGACGCGGACGGCACGCAGACCTCGCGCCGGTTCGAGCAGGTGGTCGTCGCCTCCGGCCACCACACCGACCCGGCCCTGCCCGATCCCCTTCCGGCCGGCGCCGACTCCTTCGCCGGAACGATTCTTCACTCCCTCGACTACCGCGACGGCGGCGACTTCGCCGGCCGGCGCGTCGTCGTGGTGGGCCTCGGTGCGTCCGCGGTGGACATCGCGGCGGACCTCTCCCGGCACGCCGAGCGGACCCTGCTGTCGGTGCGCCGGGGGCTGCACATCGTGCCCAAGCAGGTCTTCGGGATGTCCCTCGACGAGATCGCCGAAGCCCCGTGGTGGAACGAGATGCCCTTCGCCGAGCGGCGCAAGTGGGTGGAACAGGCCCTGCTGGTGGCCCGGGGCAGGCTGTCGGACTACGGCCTGCCCGAGCCCGACCACCCGATCCTGTCCTCCGCGACGACCCTCTCGGACGAGATCCTCAGCCGGATCCGGCACGGTGCGGTGACCCCGAAGCCCGCGATCGCCTCGTTCGAGAGCGACCGGGTGGTGTTCACGGACGGCAGCTCCGAGACCGCCGACACGGTCGTCTACTGCACCGGGTTCCACATGACCTTCCCCTTCCTGCCCCCGGGCTGCCCGGTCGCGGCCGACGGCGCGGTCGAGCTCTACCGGCGGATCGTCCCGGCCGACCGGCCCGGTCTGTACTTCGTGGGCCTGGTGCGGCCCGCGGGCGCCCTCACCCGGCTGGTGGAGGCCCAGGCCCAGTGGGTGGCGCGCCTCGTCGACGGCGCCGCCGCGCTGCCCGGCACCGAGGAGATGCGCGAGGAGATCAGCACGTACCTGACCGGCATCGTCGAGCGCTACGGCCGGACTCGCGGCGCCTCGATCCAGGTCGACGTGAGTCCCTATCTGGCGGAGTTCCGCGAGCCGGTGCCCGTTTGACCCTCCCGCGGGGCGCTGTCGGCGGCCACACCCGGCCGTGACCGTGCCCGGCCGTGACCGTGCCCAGGGCTCCCGGCGGATCGCGCCGGGGCCCTGTCTCGCGGGCGGACGTCCCGTTCAGCGAACCGACAGCGGTTGGCGGACGGTTTCCACGACCGGTGGCCGGACCGTGTAGGCCTCCGAGGAGAGGTACGCCGTCACCCGCGGCGGCTGGTCCCGTTGGTGGGCGAGGGCCAGGTAGGCGATCAGGCCCACCCCGTCCTCGGGCCGCCGCTCGGTGAGGGCGGCCAGGGCACGGTGGAGCACGGAGGCGTCCATGCCGTGGTGGTGCAGCACGGCGGACGCCCGCGCCAGGGCCTCCCCGTCATGCCGGACGTAGTCACGAACCGGGATGTACAGGGTGAATCCACTCGGCCGCGCCGTGCCGGGGTCGGTGAAGGAGTGGCAGGACTGA encodes the following:
- the paaK gene encoding phenylacetate--CoA ligase PaaK, whose amino-acid sequence is MSSEPTTGAAPAPRPGEPLPHDLLDDAERLSREQLRELQLDRLRATLRHAYDNVELYRKKFDAAGVTPDDCRSLADLSRFPFTTKADLRDTYPFGMFAVPMADVRRVHASSGTTGRATVVGYTENDLSMWADVVARSIRAAGGRPGHKVHISYGYGLFTGGLGAHYGAERAGCTVIPASGGMTARQVQIIQDFRPEIIMVTPSYMLTLLDEFERQGVDPRTSSLEVGIFGAEPWTEEMRREIEERMDIHAVDIYGLSEVIGPGVAQECVETKDGLHIWEDHFYPEVVDPLTDAVLPGGEEGEIVFTSLTKEALPVIRYRTRDLTRLLPGTARPAFRRMRKVTGRCDDMIILRGVNVFPTQVEEIVLRTPGVAPHFQMRLTERGRMDHMTVRVEARPDAAPEQREAAARAIARGVKDGVGVTVEVEVVEPETLERSLGKIRRVWDLRGA
- a CDS encoding flavin-containing monooxygenase, with amino-acid sequence MRVCVIGAGLSGLAMSHALKERGISFVCLEKAPDVGGLWRQPGAGERGPGYQSLHLNTAKQLTGYADFPMPSDYPLYPRHDQVAAYLRSFAEWAGLLDHVELRTEVVSVRQDADGGWTVVSRDADGTQTSRRFEQVVVASGHHTDPALPDPLPAGADSFAGTILHSLDYRDGGDFAGRRVVVVGLGASAVDIAADLSRHAERTLLSVRRGLHIVPKQVFGMSLDEIAEAPWWNEMPFAERRKWVEQALLVARGRLSDYGLPEPDHPILSSATTLSDEILSRIRHGAVTPKPAIASFESDRVVFTDGSSETADTVVYCTGFHMTFPFLPPGCPVAADGAVELYRRIVPADRPGLYFVGLVRPAGALTRLVEAQAQWVARLVDGAAALPGTEEMREEISTYLTGIVERYGRTRGASIQVDVSPYLAEFREPVPV